From the Nodularia sphaerocarpa UHCC 0038 genome, the window GCAAACTCTCACCGTTTTTAAGATTTTTTATTTACAGACTTAGTTGTTTTTCTTGTAAGTGTAATACTTGAGGATTATGTATGATTTACGACATTAAGCAGTAATCGTCAACATCTTTAATATCAAATATTAACTAAATCTTAAAAGAAAAAATTCTGTTACCAACGATACAGTATTTTTTATCGGTTAATTTTTCAATACAAGAACGCCTTTTAATAATTGCCTTAGATAAGCATAAAATAAGACTATCTCAAGGTAATGGTGATGGGGATCACTACAAATCTAAAAAAGATGTGTAATCATAATATTAATTTATATATCTAAAGTGGGATGGTAAATCTAGCTAAACTTCGAGATAATGTATAAAACATAAAAAATGCAAATCTAAAATTTTCTTTAAAAGAATCAGCCAATATCAGGGCTGTTTGTTAAGTTTAACCAAATTAAAATATCTGCTCTTTTAACTTGAAGTTTTGTCAAATAAGAAATAATTACAACCAGGGGTTTTAAAATGAATACAATACAAAAAGTTCACTGTCCAAATTGTGGCAGTGATGCCGAGCGTCACTATATTTCTGATAGTCAATTAACTCGGACACAATGCCCAAGTTGCGATTATTTAATGATCACTTGTACTGTTACTGGTAAGGTAATTGAAGCTTACGCTCCTGGGATTAGTGTCAAAAAACAATTGAGTTCTCAGGTGTAATTAAATAGAATAAAGACGCGATTTATCGCGTCTCTAAAAGCAGAATTTTATTTACTGGCGCGAAGTTGTCCACAAGCAGCATCGGCTTCTAAACCACGAGAAAAACGGACACTCACAGCAGTGTTTTGTTGTTTGAGAATGTTAACAAATGCTTGAATGCGATCGCTACTAGGGCGTTTATAATCAACTTCGCTGATGGGATTGTAGGGAATCAAATTGACGTGGCTTTGGAATCCCCGCAGACATTTTGCCAGTTGCATTGCGTGTTCTGGTAAGTCGTTGAACCCAGCCAAAAGGACATATTCAAAAGATATGCGTCTTCTGGTGATTTCCACATATTCCCGACATTCATCGAGCAAATCTTCTAGGGGGTAGGGGCGGGCGCTGGGAATCAGTTCTTCTCTGAGTGCTTGGTTAGGTGCGTGCAGACTCACCGCTAGAGTGACTTGTAAATTATGTTTGGCTAACTCACGGATGCGACCACGAATACCTACTGTAGAAACGGTAAGCGATCGCTGTCCAATTCCCACATCTTGATTCAAAGATTTCAAAGATTTTAACACATTCTCAGTATTCAATAACGGTTCACCCATGCCCATAAATACTACATGGCTCACACGTTGCTGAAAGTCTTCTTGTACAGTCAAAACTTGATCGACAATTTCATGGATTTCCAAATTGCGCGTAAAGCCACCCTTACCAGTAGCGCAGAAATCACACGCCATTGGACAACCCACCTGGGTAGAAACACAAACCGTCAGGCGTTTTGCTGTAGGAATCCCAACAGTTTCGATAATTTGACCGTCTGCAAGTTTTAAAAGATATTTTATCGTGCCATCCGGTGCAACTGCGCGATGATGTATAGTTGAGCGTCCAATGGGGACTTCTGCAACTTCTGCACGCCATTGTTTAGGGAATGCAGAAATATCAGCTAGCGATCGCACACCCTTATGATAAATCCAATCGTGCAGTTGCTTACCTCTATAGGCGGGTTGACCCTGTTGCTGTACCCAAAGGCTTAACTCGGCAACTGAAGCACCTAGTAGGGGCGGAATTAGTTCTGATTTTACGGAATCAACCTGAGAAACAAGCGGTGTAGCAGACATAAATATTTTATTTATTTTATTTAAAAATTGATCCTAGATTTCTATGCTACAACTTTCACATCCATTTGAGCGTGATTGTGATGGTCAGGCATAATCTACGAATAAGGAAATTTTCGTACCTGATATTCGGCTGACTCGACAATGGGATATGATTTTACCATTGCTTGAGTGAATTTTTCTGCAATTATCTGTAAATCTTCTAACGGTATGGCTTTCCACTGCTCTTGTGTAGCCCAACGAATGATTAAAATCAGTTCTGTGGGATCCTTGGGGTTAATCCAAACTTCTTTTCCTAAAAATCCCGGATACTTAGCCAGCCCGGTTGTCCAAATTTCTCCATCCTTCTGGATATAATT encodes:
- a CDS encoding replication restart DNA helicase PriA, whose protein sequence is MNTIQKVHCPNCGSDAERHYISDSQLTRTQCPSCDYLMITCTVTGKVIEAYAPGISVKKQLSSQV
- the rlmN gene encoding 23S rRNA (adenine(2503)-C(2))-methyltransferase RlmN, giving the protein MSATPLVSQVDSVKSELIPPLLGASVAELSLWVQQQGQPAYRGKQLHDWIYHKGVRSLADISAFPKQWRAEVAEVPIGRSTIHHRAVAPDGTIKYLLKLADGQIIETVGIPTAKRLTVCVSTQVGCPMACDFCATGKGGFTRNLEIHEIVDQVLTVQEDFQQRVSHVVFMGMGEPLLNTENVLKSLKSLNQDVGIGQRSLTVSTVGIRGRIRELAKHNLQVTLAVSLHAPNQALREELIPSARPYPLEDLLDECREYVEITRRRISFEYVLLAGFNDLPEHAMQLAKCLRGFQSHVNLIPYNPISEVDYKRPSSDRIQAFVNILKQQNTAVSVRFSRGLEADAACGQLRASK
- a CDS encoding TIGR03792 family protein; protein product: MVIELLKFQVAPEERENYIQKDGEIWTTGLAKYPGFLGKEVWINPKDPTELILIIRWATQEQWKAIPLEDLQIIAEKFTQAMVKSYPIVESAEYQVRKFPYS